The Rhopalosiphum maidis isolate BTI-1 chromosome 1, ASM367621v3, whole genome shotgun sequence genome has a segment encoding these proteins:
- the LOC113560577 gene encoding uncharacterized protein LOC113560577 — MVGKNVMRKIMYNSETKKSNLNSKLVCDDELDKLLNWPSLDFKYTESEIMKHIMENDDIEIRKNRNLVNYLEVLFKPKMYKEYLLITQSNNIVVNQREFDKLYDSLLISMPVKLKVNEAEDKLSFIKATINQIYATHSTIIENKDLGMEEDIYEKNLAQLLKEPTIKKEDNFSLENIKIIHFLIKCVNPLLINGILEIMKNMPEDPIDFLVEYIYNHNMYNPCVSSPPLKKKPKVANSLNKHLL; from the exons ATGGttggaaaaaatgttatgagaaaaatcatgtataattcagaaacaaaaaaatcgaaCTTAAATTCAAAACTAGTTTGTGATGATGAATtagataaattacttaattggCCTTCActagattttaaatacacaGAAAGCGAAATTATGAAACATATTATGGAAAATga tgacatagaaataagaaaaaatcgtAATTTAGTCAATTACTTAGAAGTTTTGTTTaaaccaaaaatgtataaagagtatttattaataactcaaaGTAATAACATAGTTGTTAATCAAAGAGAATTTGATAAACTGTATGATTCACTTTTAATAAGCATGCCGGTAAAATTAAAAG ttAATGAAGCCGAAGACAAACTAAGTTTCATAAAAGCTAcgattaatcaaatatatgcCACTCATTcaacaataattgaaaataaagatttaGGAATGGAAGaagatatttatgaaaaaaat CTAGCTCAACTGTTAAAAGAACctactattaaaaaagaagacaatttttcattagaaaatattaaaataatacattttctaatcAAATGTGTTAATCCTTTATTGATAAATGGAATATtggaaattatgaaaaatatgccTGAGGATCCTATTGATTTTTTG gtagaatatatatataaccataatatgtacaatccATGTGTTTCTTCACcaccattgaaaaaaaaaccaaaagtaGCTAACAGCCTCAACAAACACCTGTTgtga